The following proteins come from a genomic window of Achromobacter deleyi:
- a CDS encoding efflux transporter outer membrane subunit, which translates to MRTLPRLHPDRRATPRRAAAIATLSAALAGCAAVGPDYRAEPPIHPQAWSTPLAGAAPVDPAALAQWWRAFDDPMLDELLQQALAHNQDLAIARLRLLQARAERDQVASHLGPDVGARADATASRTSLALRPPGIGESRAYQLGLDASWEIDVFGGRRRAVERADADVQAVEEDGHALRISLLAELAGDYAALRATQARGAIARDNIATLAAAERLAQRAASHGLGTRAEASQARAERESAEARVPELAGDEARLAHAIGVLAGGFPGDLKARLLAGGRPLPTPPALPAGLPSEVVRNRPDIRAAERRLAAATAGVGVATAARFPTFVIPLGVGSAASLVHDLFRDASAIWSLGAGVQQSVYDGGRAAAGVRAAEAEAQASQLAYARSVRRAFQDVEDALAGLNAERARQQALAAAVDDSQDALDRATRLYRNGLSGYLGVLTAQRATYQARDALALSQLARVRHAIGLYKALGAGWQPPSADAQPAAQPVASPLVPPSPLTRSPS; encoded by the coding sequence ATGCGAACCCTGCCCCGCCTTCACCCGGACCGCCGCGCCACGCCGCGCCGCGCCGCCGCCATCGCCACGCTGTCCGCGGCGCTCGCCGGCTGCGCCGCGGTGGGACCCGACTACCGCGCCGAGCCCCCGATCCACCCGCAGGCCTGGTCGACGCCCCTGGCCGGCGCCGCCCCCGTCGACCCGGCCGCACTGGCGCAATGGTGGCGCGCCTTCGACGATCCGATGCTCGATGAACTGCTGCAACAGGCGCTGGCGCACAACCAGGACCTGGCGATCGCCCGCCTGCGCCTGCTGCAGGCCCGCGCCGAACGCGACCAGGTCGCCAGCCACCTGGGCCCCGACGTCGGCGCCCGCGCCGACGCCACCGCCTCGCGCACGTCCCTGGCCCTGCGTCCGCCCGGCATCGGTGAATCGCGCGCCTATCAGTTGGGGCTCGACGCCAGCTGGGAAATCGACGTCTTCGGCGGCCGCCGCCGCGCCGTCGAGCGTGCCGACGCCGACGTGCAGGCGGTGGAGGAAGACGGCCACGCCCTGCGCATCAGCCTGCTGGCCGAACTAGCCGGCGACTACGCCGCGCTGCGCGCCACGCAGGCACGCGGCGCCATCGCCCGCGACAACATCGCCACGCTGGCGGCCGCCGAACGCCTGGCGCAGCGCGCCGCCAGCCACGGCCTGGGCACTCGCGCCGAAGCCTCCCAGGCGCGCGCCGAACGCGAATCGGCCGAGGCCCGCGTGCCCGAGCTGGCCGGCGACGAAGCGCGGCTGGCGCACGCCATCGGCGTGCTGGCCGGCGGCTTCCCCGGCGACCTCAAGGCCCGCCTGCTGGCCGGCGGACGGCCCCTGCCGACGCCGCCCGCGCTGCCGGCCGGCCTGCCTTCGGAGGTGGTGCGCAACCGCCCCGACATCCGCGCGGCCGAACGCCGGCTGGCGGCGGCCACGGCCGGCGTCGGCGTGGCCACGGCGGCGCGGTTTCCGACCTTCGTGATTCCGCTGGGAGTGGGCAGCGCCGCCAGCCTGGTGCACGACCTGTTCCGCGACGCCAGCGCCATCTGGTCGCTGGGCGCCGGCGTCCAGCAGTCCGTCTATGACGGCGGCCGCGCCGCGGCCGGCGTCCGCGCCGCCGAGGCCGAGGCCCAGGCCAGCCAGTTGGCCTACGCCCGCAGCGTGCGGCGCGCGTTCCAGGATGTCGAGGACGCGCTGGCCGGCCTGAACGCCGAACGGGCGCGCCAGCAGGCGCTGGCCGCCGCCGTCGACGACAGCCAGGACGCGCTCGACCGTGCCACGCGGCTGTACCGCAACGGCCTGAGCGGCTATCTCGGCGTCCTGACCGCCCAGCGCGCCACCTACCAGGCGCGCGACGCCCTGGCGCTGAGCCAGCTGGCGCGAGTGCGCCACGCCATCGGCCTGTACAAGGCGCTCGGCGCCGGCTGGCAGCCGCCGTCCGCCGACGCGCAGCCCGCCGCGCAGCCTGTCGCAAGCCCCCTCGTTCCCCCCTCCCCGCTTACCCGGAGCCCCTCATGA
- a CDS encoding HlyD family secretion protein, with amino-acid sequence MSQSLQKTFRVVLTLAALALAGALVAALWNAYVLAPWTRDGRVSAHVVRVAPEVSGTVAEVAVDDNQPVKRGDVLYRIDPSRFELAAAQARALAAAADETLRQRQDEARRRHGLDDLVSREDIQRAGRAVAIAQAEAQRARAALDVAELDLARSVLRAPVDGFVTRLRLRRGDYAVAGKPDIAILDAHSFWITGYFEETKLERIRPGAPAQIKLMGYAPLLTGRVASIGHGIADDNDGPDEYGLPAVRANFSWVRLAQRIPVRIEIDAVPDGVQLAAGMTCSVDVGAPGEQRVARGRLAGWLHNLM; translated from the coding sequence ATGTCTCAGTCACTACAGAAAACCTTCCGCGTGGTCTTGACCCTGGCCGCGCTCGCCCTGGCCGGCGCCCTCGTCGCCGCACTCTGGAACGCCTACGTGCTGGCGCCGTGGACCCGCGACGGGCGCGTCAGCGCGCACGTGGTGCGGGTCGCGCCCGAAGTCTCGGGCACCGTGGCCGAGGTCGCCGTCGACGACAACCAGCCGGTCAAGCGCGGCGACGTGCTCTACCGCATCGACCCCAGCCGCTTCGAACTGGCGGCGGCCCAGGCCCGCGCCCTGGCCGCGGCCGCCGATGAAACCCTGCGCCAGCGCCAGGACGAGGCGCGCCGCCGCCACGGCCTGGACGACCTGGTCTCGCGCGAGGACATCCAGCGCGCCGGCCGCGCCGTCGCCATCGCCCAGGCCGAGGCGCAACGCGCCCGCGCCGCGCTGGACGTGGCCGAGCTGGACCTGGCGCGCAGCGTGCTGCGCGCGCCCGTGGACGGCTTCGTCACGCGGCTGCGCCTGCGGCGCGGCGACTACGCCGTGGCGGGCAAGCCCGACATCGCCATCCTCGACGCCCACAGCTTCTGGATCACCGGCTATTTCGAGGAAACCAAGCTGGAGCGGATCCGGCCCGGCGCGCCGGCGCAGATCAAGCTGATGGGCTACGCGCCGCTGCTGACCGGCCGCGTCGCCTCGATCGGACACGGCATCGCCGACGACAACGACGGCCCCGACGAATACGGGCTGCCGGCGGTCAGAGCCAACTTCAGCTGGGTGCGGCTGGCGCAGCGCATTCCGGTGCGCATCGAGATCGACGCGGTGCCCGACGGCGTCCAGCTGGCGGCGGGCATGACGTGCAGCGTCGACGTCGGCGCGCCGGGCGAGCAACGCGTGGCGCGCGGCCGCCTGGCCGGCTGGCTGCACAACCTGATGTAG
- a CDS encoding DUF1656 domain-containing protein: MLSEFAFAGIYVPPFFFYACVSVPLYWLARVVMARSGLLRRVWHPALFEFAVSLALVSLLILTL; encoded by the coding sequence GTGCTGAGTGAATTCGCCTTTGCCGGCATCTACGTGCCGCCGTTCTTTTTCTATGCCTGCGTGAGCGTGCCGCTGTACTGGCTGGCGCGTGTCGTGATGGCGCGCAGCGGACTGCTGCGGCGGGTCTGGCATCCCGCCCTGTTCGAGTTCGCCGTGTCGCTGGCGCTGGTGTCCCTGTTGATCCTGACCCTTTGA
- a CDS encoding FUSC family protein, translating to MSEVRSAIADTPASWPGRARALLWRLDLATPRSAYVARSTAAALLALAVAYLLELDSPFSAASTVLLVINPVQGAVIGKGAWRVIGTLVGMLAAVALMAVAGQQPLLFVLGFGAWLGLCVAAMTLLRHFRASGAVVAGYTIGLATYGAMGHPEHTFEHVMGRGATVMIGVVCLGLVSSLFSARTLRARLHAHYQRLAASVAGAIARQQGAAPADALAARQALIAEVYGVDDLLAAGKAESEDLAQRAAAVRNGMAALFGALVGGIPARADDGPAAHALAALRAPLRQAWEDASQALTDGDPPRATELLRQARQQLAASLSDLRLADARQEATLLIAADRLGEQLDAYLDALGGLAALARQRPSTGAAPVRFHRDYAGALQNGLRSMAAIVLAGLFWLWSGWTDGDMMLLVLAPYCSLLATAGDPPAGARAFLRGGIYAVPAAWVCAFGVLPHLDGFALLAVALAVFWLPGILATSSPRTAFGGLAYLVAFNTLTAADNPMQYSMQAFANHAVAWVLATAFALLCFQVILPRHPGRDIARLRRAIRDDALALLRGRRIADAGWQQRQQHRVAQLGALLRGRPAQLADALAQSLAALRVGLETQRIQRLLASRALPPDAQHLAQQGLDRLARGGAPASRRSLHARRAARLLAGQLDPAGPRRPAVQKAMAAFADIHWLIHGHAAYFDAHPLQEPSRAE from the coding sequence ATGTCTGAAGTCCGGTCCGCCATCGCGGACACCCCTGCCTCGTGGCCCGGCCGCGCGCGGGCCCTGCTGTGGCGGCTGGATCTGGCCACGCCGCGCAGCGCCTACGTCGCCCGCTCCACCGCCGCCGCCCTGCTGGCGCTGGCCGTGGCCTATCTGCTGGAACTGGACTCGCCGTTCTCGGCCGCCTCCACCGTGCTGCTGGTCATCAACCCGGTCCAGGGCGCGGTCATCGGCAAGGGCGCGTGGCGCGTCATCGGCACCCTGGTCGGCATGCTGGCGGCCGTGGCGCTGATGGCCGTGGCCGGCCAGCAGCCGCTGCTGTTCGTGCTGGGCTTCGGCGCCTGGCTCGGACTGTGCGTCGCGGCCATGACCCTGCTGCGCCATTTCCGCGCCTCGGGCGCGGTGGTGGCCGGCTACACCATCGGCCTGGCGACCTACGGCGCCATGGGCCATCCCGAACATACCTTCGAGCACGTCATGGGCCGCGGCGCCACCGTGATGATCGGCGTCGTCTGCCTGGGACTGGTCAGCAGCCTGTTCAGCGCCCGCACCCTGCGCGCCCGCCTGCATGCGCACTACCAGCGGCTGGCGGCCAGCGTGGCCGGCGCCATCGCGCGCCAGCAAGGCGCCGCGCCCGCCGATGCGCTGGCGGCGCGGCAGGCGCTGATCGCCGAGGTGTATGGCGTGGACGACCTGCTGGCCGCCGGCAAGGCCGAATCGGAAGACCTGGCGCAACGCGCGGCCGCCGTGCGCAATGGCATGGCGGCGCTGTTCGGCGCCTTGGTGGGCGGCATCCCGGCGCGCGCGGACGACGGCCCCGCCGCGCACGCCCTGGCCGCGCTGCGCGCGCCGCTGCGGCAGGCCTGGGAGGATGCCAGCCAGGCGCTGACGGACGGCGACCCGCCGCGCGCGACCGAGCTGCTGCGCCAGGCCCGCCAGCAATTGGCCGCCTCGCTGTCCGACCTGCGCCTGGCGGATGCGCGCCAGGAAGCGACGCTGCTGATCGCCGCCGACCGCCTGGGCGAACAGCTCGACGCCTACCTGGACGCGCTCGGCGGCCTGGCCGCCCTGGCGCGCCAGCGCCCGTCCACGGGGGCCGCGCCGGTGCGTTTTCACCGCGACTACGCCGGCGCGCTGCAGAACGGCCTGCGCTCGATGGCCGCCATCGTGCTGGCAGGTTTGTTCTGGCTCTGGAGTGGCTGGACCGACGGCGACATGATGCTGCTGGTGCTGGCGCCCTATTGCTCGCTGCTGGCCACCGCCGGCGATCCCCCGGCCGGCGCCCGCGCCTTTCTGCGGGGCGGGATCTATGCCGTCCCGGCGGCCTGGGTCTGCGCCTTCGGCGTGCTGCCGCACCTGGACGGCTTCGCGCTGCTGGCCGTGGCGCTGGCCGTGTTCTGGCTGCCCGGCATCCTCGCCACCAGCTCGCCCCGCACGGCGTTCGGCGGCCTGGCCTACCTGGTCGCGTTCAACACGCTGACGGCGGCCGACAACCCCATGCAGTATTCGATGCAAGCCTTCGCCAACCACGCGGTGGCCTGGGTGCTGGCGACCGCCTTCGCGCTGCTGTGCTTCCAGGTGATCCTGCCGCGCCACCCGGGCCGCGACATCGCCCGCCTGCGGCGCGCCATCCGCGACGACGCGCTGGCGCTGCTGCGCGGCAGGCGGATTGCGGACGCCGGCTGGCAACAGCGCCAGCAGCACCGCGTGGCGCAACTGGGCGCGCTGCTCAGGGGCCGGCCGGCGCAACTGGCCGACGCCCTGGCGCAGAGCCTGGCGGCGCTGCGCGTCGGCCTGGAGACGCAGCGCATCCAGCGGCTGCTGGCCAGCCGCGCATTGCCGCCCGACGCGCAGCACCTGGCGCAGCAGGGCCTGGATCGCCTCGCCCGCGGCGGCGCCCCCGCGTCGCGCCGGTCGCTGCACGCGCGCCGCGCCGCCCGCCTGCTGGCGGGACAGCTGGACCCGGCCGGGCCGCGCCGTCCGGCCGTGCAGAAAGCCATGGCCGCCTTCGCCGACATCCACTGGCTGATCCACGGCCACGCCGCCTACTTCGATGCCCATCCCTTGCAGGAGCCGTCCCGTGCTGAGTGA
- a CDS encoding LysR family transcriptional regulator, translated as MRPDLNLLYALQALLEEGSVVGAARRMNLSAPAMSRTLARIRETTGDPIFVQSGRALVPTPRALQLREQIQDALQQASGVLAPGEQVDLKRLDTRFNVRANDIFTGIYAGRLLDALQNDMPRATLRFMPEEDDVDDEMLRAGRVDLFISASRQLGHEIRVQPLFTTRMVGVACADHPLFKDEISARRVARWGHISVSRRGKSHGPIDEALARQGLDRQVTLTVPTPSAALLALHGSDLILPLPEQLARTAVDMGMKIRLFEMPLELEPVLIMQAWHPRFQHAPAHQWLRRTIRALTEDARDADAAPR; from the coding sequence ATGCGACCCGACCTGAACCTGCTGTACGCGCTGCAAGCCCTGCTGGAAGAAGGCAGCGTCGTCGGCGCCGCCCGCCGCATGAACCTGAGCGCCCCGGCCATGAGCCGCACCCTGGCGCGCATCCGCGAAACCACCGGCGACCCGATCTTCGTGCAGTCCGGCCGCGCGCTGGTGCCGACGCCGCGCGCGCTGCAACTGCGCGAGCAGATCCAAGACGCGCTGCAGCAGGCCAGCGGCGTGCTCGCGCCCGGCGAGCAGGTCGACCTCAAGCGGCTGGACACGCGCTTCAACGTGCGCGCCAACGACATCTTCACCGGCATCTACGCCGGCCGCCTGCTCGACGCGCTGCAGAACGACATGCCGCGCGCCACCTTGCGCTTCATGCCCGAAGAGGATGACGTCGACGACGAGATGCTGCGCGCCGGCCGCGTCGACCTGTTCATCAGCGCCTCGCGCCAGCTGGGCCACGAGATCCGCGTGCAGCCGCTGTTCACCACCCGCATGGTGGGCGTGGCCTGCGCGGACCATCCGCTGTTCAAGGACGAGATCAGCGCGCGGCGGGTGGCGCGCTGGGGCCACATCAGCGTCTCGCGCCGCGGCAAGTCGCACGGCCCGATCGACGAGGCGTTGGCCCGGCAGGGACTGGACCGCCAGGTCACCCTCACCGTGCCCACGCCCAGCGCGGCGCTGCTGGCGCTGCATGGCTCCGACCTGATCCTGCCGCTGCCCGAACAGCTGGCGCGCACCGCCGTCGACATGGGCATGAAGATCCGCCTGTTCGAGATGCCGCTGGAACTGGAGCCGGTGCTGATCATGCAGGCCTGGCACCCGCGCTTCCAGCATGCGCCCGCGCACCAGTGGCTGCGCCGCACCATCCGCGCGCTGACCGAAGACGCGCGCGACGCCGACGCCGCGCCGCGCTGA
- a CDS encoding PLP-dependent aminotransferase family protein encodes MHNDDMYASWTLAFVRGAGPRYRQIADFIETSVAANRMQPGDRLPPQRGLAQHLGVDLTTVTRAYAEAGQRGLLEARGPLGTFIARPAEQPLLQMLDLGMNMPPLPLGCDLQDLLRHGLVKTMERHDVGVMMAYHQAGGGPAEREAGAQWLAQSVERVDPDRVLVCPGAQAALAAVMLAYSQPGDGIIAEPLVYPGLLTAAQQLGRRVLVAESDADGMTPAGLERACRDGGRLVYLNPTLQNPTAHTMSAARRRDLVRSAVACGVRIIEDDPYSLFLNGAPPALASLAPASVFYIATLAKTLTPGLRTAFVLGPDQDSRRNVLAAMRSFAVMAAPLMGALTTQWIASGVAQQILDGVRAESHARQQLARRLLPGPFPAAAAGIHLWQPLPDRWTAADLERVARDEGLSVTSSEAFHQGPGAPNAIRISLGSIPEREALAQALERLAGLVLRRPRDQRDVIV; translated from the coding sequence ATGCATAACGACGACATGTATGCATCCTGGACGCTGGCGTTCGTGCGCGGCGCCGGCCCCCGCTACCGCCAGATCGCCGATTTCATCGAGACGTCGGTGGCCGCCAACCGCATGCAGCCGGGCGACCGCCTGCCGCCTCAGCGGGGCCTGGCGCAGCACCTGGGGGTGGATCTGACGACCGTGACGCGCGCCTACGCCGAGGCCGGCCAGCGCGGGCTGCTCGAGGCGCGCGGGCCGCTGGGCACCTTCATCGCGCGTCCGGCCGAGCAGCCGCTGCTGCAGATGCTGGACCTGGGCATGAACATGCCGCCGCTACCGCTCGGTTGCGACCTGCAGGACCTGCTGCGGCACGGCCTGGTCAAGACCATGGAGCGCCACGATGTCGGGGTGATGATGGCCTACCACCAGGCCGGCGGCGGTCCGGCCGAGCGCGAGGCCGGCGCCCAGTGGCTGGCGCAGTCGGTCGAACGGGTCGACCCGGACCGCGTGCTGGTGTGCCCCGGCGCGCAGGCCGCGCTGGCGGCCGTGATGCTGGCCTACAGCCAGCCCGGCGACGGCATCATCGCCGAGCCGCTGGTGTATCCCGGCCTGCTGACGGCGGCGCAGCAACTGGGCCGCCGCGTGCTGGTGGCCGAGTCCGACGCCGACGGCATGACGCCCGCCGGGCTCGAGCGCGCCTGCCGCGACGGCGGCCGGCTGGTCTACCTGAATCCCACGCTGCAGAACCCCACCGCCCACACCATGAGCGCGGCGCGCCGCCGCGACCTGGTGCGCTCGGCCGTGGCCTGTGGCGTGCGCATCATCGAGGACGATCCCTATTCGCTGTTCCTGAACGGCGCGCCGCCGGCGCTGGCCAGCCTGGCGCCGGCCTCGGTGTTCTACATCGCCACGCTGGCCAAGACCCTGACGCCGGGATTGCGCACCGCCTTCGTGCTGGGCCCCGACCAGGACAGCCGCCGCAACGTGCTGGCGGCGATGCGGTCGTTCGCGGTGATGGCCGCGCCGTTGATGGGCGCGCTGACCACGCAGTGGATCGCCAGCGGCGTCGCGCAGCAGATCCTGGACGGCGTGCGCGCCGAGTCCCATGCGCGCCAGCAGCTGGCGCGCCGGCTGCTGCCGGGGCCGTTCCCGGCCGCGGCGGCCGGCATCCACCTGTGGCAGCCGTTGCCCGACCGCTGGACCGCGGCCGACCTGGAACGGGTGGCGCGCGACGAGGGCTTGAGCGTGACCTCGTCGGAAGCCTTCCACCAGGGCCCCGGCGCGCCCAACGCCATCCGCATTTCGCTGGGCAGCATTCCCGAGCGCGAGGCGCTGGCGCAGGCGCTGGAGCGGCTGGCCGGCCTGGTGCTGCGGCGGCCGCGCGACCAGCGCGACGTCATCGTCTGA
- a CDS encoding DedA family protein — MLFETFHSLQETLVDFARTHADWLAPLGFAFAFLKSLPLVALVIPGTALLLSIGAILGLGDAGFVPVWLAIAVGAALGDWVQYACGVWFGPSLMRSRPLRKRPALLHRSTMFIQKWGVLSIVLCRFFGPLRATVPMIAGICGMRAAAFQAANWASAFLWAAALLLPGWWGTRTFL, encoded by the coding sequence ATGCTGTTCGAGACTTTCCATTCCCTGCAGGAGACCTTGGTCGACTTCGCCCGGACCCATGCCGACTGGCTGGCGCCGCTGGGGTTCGCGTTCGCGTTCCTGAAGTCGCTGCCGCTGGTGGCGCTGGTGATTCCCGGGACCGCGCTGCTGCTGTCGATCGGCGCCATCCTGGGGCTGGGCGACGCCGGTTTCGTGCCGGTATGGCTGGCGATCGCGGTGGGCGCGGCGCTGGGCGACTGGGTGCAGTACGCCTGCGGCGTGTGGTTCGGGCCGAGCCTGATGCGCTCCAGGCCGCTGCGCAAGCGCCCCGCGCTCCTGCATCGCAGCACGATGTTCATCCAGAAGTGGGGCGTGCTCAGCATCGTGCTGTGCCGCTTCTTCGGCCCCTTGCGCGCCACCGTGCCGATGATCGCCGGCATCTGCGGCATGCGCGCCGCGGCGTTCCAGGCCGCCAACTGGGCTTCGGCCTTCCTCTGGGCCGCGGCGCTGCTGCTGCCCGGGTGGTGGGGCACGCGCACGTTCCTGTGA
- a CDS encoding porin translates to MKRIIRHRSTLGAALALSCLNPAQAAETSSVTLYGLVDLGTTYERKDGASSLRQKSGNQSGSRWGLRGSEDLGNGYKAVFRLESGFNANNGTQAQGRMFGRWAYVGLAGGFGEVRLGRQWVYGFEWAGVGSPFGTGWGQSSNNASLGYNDGDFGAGGRVNNAVFYATPRVGGWQAGLGYSFEAHDGEAFATDAHDRVLTTGLRYNGGPVAAALTYERLNPNSQQPNKKTAANLQVAGSYDFEWIKLHGTYGNLRNPNTGPSAGYDKVNSFIAGVTVPTGKAGSVMASYQRGTGSDITGWALGYQYDLSKRTNLYAYVNRLDIRESHTLQTSVGIRHHF, encoded by the coding sequence ATGAAAAGAATCATCCGCCATCGCAGCACGCTGGGCGCCGCCCTGGCCCTGAGCTGCCTCAACCCGGCGCAGGCCGCCGAGACCAGCAGCGTGACGCTGTACGGCCTGGTCGACCTGGGCACCACCTATGAACGCAAGGACGGCGCCTCCAGCCTGCGGCAAAAGAGCGGCAACCAGTCGGGCTCGCGCTGGGGCCTGCGCGGCTCCGAGGACCTGGGCAACGGCTACAAGGCCGTGTTCCGCCTGGAAAGCGGCTTCAACGCCAACAACGGCACGCAGGCGCAGGGCCGCATGTTCGGCCGCTGGGCCTATGTCGGCCTGGCCGGCGGCTTCGGCGAAGTGCGGCTGGGACGCCAGTGGGTCTACGGCTTCGAGTGGGCCGGGGTGGGATCGCCGTTCGGCACCGGCTGGGGCCAGTCGTCCAACAATGCCAGCCTGGGCTACAACGATGGCGACTTCGGCGCCGGCGGCCGCGTCAACAACGCCGTGTTCTACGCCACGCCGCGCGTGGGCGGCTGGCAGGCGGGCCTGGGCTACAGCTTCGAGGCCCACGACGGCGAGGCCTTCGCCACCGACGCCCACGACCGCGTGCTGACCACCGGCCTGCGCTACAACGGCGGCCCGGTGGCGGCGGCGCTGACCTACGAGCGGCTCAATCCGAACTCGCAACAGCCGAACAAGAAGACCGCCGCCAACCTGCAGGTGGCCGGGTCCTATGACTTCGAGTGGATCAAGCTGCACGGCACCTACGGCAACCTGCGCAATCCCAACACCGGCCCGTCGGCGGGCTACGACAAGGTCAACTCGTTCATCGCGGGCGTCACGGTGCCGACGGGCAAGGCCGGCTCGGTGATGGCCTCGTACCAGCGCGGCACCGGCTCGGACATCACCGGCTGGGCCCTGGGCTACCAGTACGACCTGTCCAAGCGCACCAACCTGTACGCCTACGTCAACCGCCTGGACATCCGCGAATCGCACACGCTGCAGACCTCGGTCGGCATCCGGCATCATTTCTGA
- a CDS encoding CocE/NonD family hydrolase, translating into MTAPEVSPAVLLADQMVRMRDGVRLATDVHLPAGYRPGQDAPLPVILERTPYGKADVSRSEQIDGRLGVPRPEVARHFTAQGFAVVFQDCRGRYGSEGHFTKYLSEGPDGFDTLAWIMQQPWCNGRIGTMGLSYAAHTQMALACLNPPGLACMVLDSGGFSNGYQCGIRQSGAFELKQATWAYKQAKLSPAARQDPLVLAALEAEDIRQWFTRMPWRPGHSPLASVPEYEDYLFEQWRADAFDESWRQLGIYAQGYYDAIPDIPVALMSSWYDAYVRTTMENYAGLTQGRRSPVRLIMGPWLHGDRNTTHSGDAEFGPRAAFDGNLARHWLGFRLAWFQRWLQDAPAGAAPDPAARLFLMGGGSGARNAHGRFDHGGAWIQADAWPVPQARATTFYLHADGRLDQRAPAGDAGQLRYQYDPRDPVPTIGGALTSGQPVFEGGGFDQREDARFFGVRQPGLPLAARDDVLVFQTEPLPEALAVAGPVTVRLHISSDCPDTDFTAKLIDVYPPSADYPQGYALNLTDGIFRCRFHETWDEARPLTPGKVYEITIEPFATCNLFQRGHRIRLDISSSNFPKYDVNPNSGESAADARERRIALNTVHLSAAHPSRVTLCVAAPRDLAPLPAHGAQP; encoded by the coding sequence ATGACCGCCCCCGAAGTTTCTCCCGCCGTCCTGCTGGCGGATCAGATGGTGCGCATGCGCGACGGCGTGCGCCTGGCCACCGACGTGCACTTGCCGGCCGGCTACCGCCCCGGCCAGGACGCGCCGCTGCCCGTGATCCTGGAGCGCACGCCCTACGGCAAGGCGGACGTGTCGCGCTCCGAGCAGATCGACGGCCGCCTCGGCGTGCCGCGGCCCGAGGTGGCGCGCCATTTCACCGCGCAGGGTTTTGCCGTGGTGTTCCAGGATTGCCGCGGCCGCTATGGCTCGGAAGGCCATTTCACCAAGTACCTGTCGGAAGGCCCCGACGGCTTCGACACGCTGGCCTGGATCATGCAACAGCCGTGGTGCAACGGCCGCATCGGCACCATGGGCCTGTCGTACGCGGCGCACACGCAGATGGCGCTGGCCTGCCTGAACCCGCCGGGCCTGGCGTGCATGGTGCTGGACTCGGGCGGCTTTTCCAACGGCTACCAGTGCGGCATCCGCCAGTCGGGCGCGTTCGAATTGAAGCAGGCCACCTGGGCCTACAAGCAGGCCAAGCTCAGCCCCGCCGCGCGGCAGGACCCGCTGGTGCTGGCCGCGCTCGAGGCCGAAGACATCCGCCAGTGGTTCACGCGCATGCCGTGGCGCCCCGGCCATTCGCCGCTGGCCAGCGTGCCCGAGTACGAGGACTACCTGTTCGAGCAATGGCGCGCCGACGCCTTCGACGAATCCTGGCGCCAGCTGGGCATCTACGCCCAGGGCTACTACGACGCGATTCCCGACATCCCGGTGGCGCTGATGTCCAGCTGGTACGACGCCTACGTGCGCACCACCATGGAGAACTACGCCGGCCTGACGCAGGGCCGCCGGTCGCCGGTGCGGCTCATCATGGGGCCGTGGCTGCATGGCGACCGCAACACCACCCACAGCGGCGATGCCGAATTCGGCCCGCGCGCCGCCTTCGACGGCAACCTGGCGCGGCACTGGCTGGGCTTCCGGCTGGCCTGGTTCCAGCGCTGGCTGCAGGACGCCCCGGCGGGCGCCGCGCCGGACCCGGCGGCGCGCCTGTTCCTGATGGGCGGCGGCAGCGGCGCGCGTAACGCGCACGGCCGCTTCGACCATGGCGGCGCCTGGATCCAGGCCGACGCCTGGCCGGTGCCGCAGGCCCGCGCCACCACCTTCTACCTGCACGCCGACGGTCGCCTGGATCAGCGGGCGCCGGCCGGCGATGCGGGCCAGTTGCGCTACCAGTACGACCCGCGCGACCCGGTGCCGACGATCGGCGGCGCGCTGACCTCGGGCCAGCCGGTGTTCGAGGGCGGCGGGTTCGACCAGCGCGAGGATGCGCGCTTCTTCGGCGTGCGCCAGCCCGGCCTGCCGCTGGCCGCGCGCGACGACGTGCTGGTGTTCCAGACCGAGCCGCTGCCAGAGGCCCTGGCGGTGGCCGGGCCGGTGACCGTGCGGCTGCACATCTCGTCCGACTGCCCCGACACCGACTTCACCGCCAAGCTGATCGACGTCTACCCGCCCAGCGCCGACTACCCGCAGGGCTACGCGCTGAACCTGACCGACGGCATCTTCCGCTGCCGCTTCCACGAGACCTGGGACGAGGCGCGGCCGCTGACGCCCGGCAAGGTCTACGAGATCACCATCGAGCCGTTCGCCACCTGCAACCTGTTCCAGCGCGGCCACCGCATCCGCCTGGACATCTCCAGCAGCAATTTCCCGAAGTACGACGTCAACCCGAACAGCGGCGAATCGGCCGCCGACGCCCGCGAACGGCGCATCGCGCTGAACACGGTGCACCTGTCGGCCGCGCACCCGTCCCGCGTCACGCTGTGCGTGGCCGCGCCGCGGGACCTGGCGCCACTGCCCGCGCACGGTGCGCAGCCATGA